One Plasmodium berghei ANKA genome assembly, chromosome: 13 genomic region harbors:
- a CDS encoding OST-HTH associated domain protein, putative — protein MNNDKYACEYNNMDTNYTEARSKDAYYNYNYGMYPTSLGNLPEDIFLNNPLKGICDYNNYNYGNYSNPNVSEKFTYNPNSYMQYSDIFKKNNTGESMKIRSRQNKEKLYHARSENEIEHDEQNCIRNNMFEINNSLCKTYQKNDFMKINPNIKRGLKKKPSVNEKYNKIKKDALLTNDLYLKSFHKYYPCNCLNVYKEIYKNTKHEISDLKQVHTDLIYLILKYLYYERILPEANEIKRKINKYFPDCAVLNNNFINICREDPYKKFEIYRSNAYEKDLKKGKIIYKKPFNNENICIYLRGVPRDFFINPNDDNENISLYIPLIFIHIIDRFRIQSSDNNHKGGRYILAETLKHTGPYIFRTMKLGRIIHILQKCIDLNILSYFNNNIIPIFTSMSISKTYISKMHVNQTPALKNHKEQSINLIKNRIKSLLYSYSEDKSKTKGFSLSRLPLIYKNVYKENINIDQIGYSKLTEFINNEMSDICFISTQHKFQCILLPVMEDEQKHRDKNSKLKKEIEIKKSLDYIKNYQWERCISFLHTLHCLKSKHTNFELEYGIPNNTSIDELINDPFFCGNKHNGKNTVSECITPPLLLPLDVFNLPSSYDMYSSYFKSNSYYSKDENDNASAIQFLDTSQNKFDIICDFQKYENTNISIEEPININSMYIHSPSSYDVFNSLFNDSTVNHQITMQNKNKGANY, from the exons atgaataaCGATAAGTATGCTTGTGAGTACAATAATATGGACACAAATTATACTGAAGCGCGAAGTAAAGatgcatattataattataattatggTATGTATCCTACCTCCCTTGGGAATCTTCCTGAAGATATATTTCTGAACAATCCATTAAAGGGAATATgtgattataataattataattatggAAATTATAGTAATCCGAATGTATCAGAAAAGTTTACTTATAATCCTAATTCCTATATGCAATATAGTGATAtcttcaaaaaaaataatacaggGGAATCTATGAAAATCCGATCTCGTCAaaacaaagaaaaattGTATCATGCAAGAagtgaaaatgaaatagaACACGATGAACAAAATTGTATAAGAAATAACATGTtcgaaataaataacagCTTATGTAAAACATATCAAAAAAAcgattttatgaaaataaacccaaatataaaaagaggattaaaaaaaaaacctAGTGTAAATgagaaatataataaaattaagaaaGATGCACTTCTCACAAACGatctatatttaaaaagcTTTCATAAGTATTATCCATGCAATTGCTTAAATGtttataaagaaatatataaaaatacaaaacaTGAAATTTCTGATTTAAAACAAGTACACACtgatttaatttatttaatattaaaatatttatattacgAAAGAATATTACCTGAGGctaatgaaattaaaagaaaaattaacaaatattttcctGATTGCGctgttttaaataataattttataaatatatgtagaGAAGAtccatataaaaaatttgaaatatatcGATCCAATGCTTATGAAAAAGATCtaaaaaaagggaaaataatttataaaaagcCATTTAACAATGAAAAcatttgcatatatttaagaGGTGTTCCACGagatttttttattaaccccaatgatgataatgaaAACATTTCTTTGTATATaccattaatatttattcatataattgaTAGATTTAGGATTCAATCAA GCGATAACAATCACAAGGGGGgaagatatattttagCTGAAACACTAAAGCATACAGGTCCATACATTTTTAGAACTATGAAATTAGGAAGAATAATTCAcatattacaaaaatgtattgatctaaatattttatcgTATTTCAACAATAACATAATACCAATATTTACATCAATGTCTATTTCAAAAACGTACATTTCAAAAATGCACGTAAACCAAACGCCAGCATTAAAAAATCACAAAGAACAatcaataaatttaatcaaaaatagaataaagtctttattatatagtTATTCAGAGGATAAATCCAAAACAAAAG GGTTTTCTCTTAGTAGGCTtccattaatatataaaaatgtgtataaggaaaatataaatattgatCAAATAGGATATTCAAAATTAACtgaatttataaataatgaaatgaGTGATATTTGCTTTATTTCAACACAACATAAATTTCAGTGTATATTACTCCCAGTTATGGAGGAT gAACAAAAACATAGGGATAAAAATTcaaagttaaaaaaagaaattgaaataaaaaaatcactagattatataaaaaactaCCAATGGGAGAGGTGCATTTCCTTCCTGCATACTTTGCACTGCTTAAAAAGCAAGCATACTAATTTTGAGCTTGAATATGGTATACCTAATAATACTAGTATAGACGAATTAATAAACGACCCATTTTTTTGTGGTAATAAACATAACGGTAAAAATACCGTTAGCGAGTGCATTACACCGCCACTACTACTACCCCTTGATGTCTTTAATTTGCCATCGTCTTATGACATGTATAGctcatattttaaatcaaATTCGTACTATAGTAAggatgaaaatgataatgcCTCGGCTATTCAATTTTTAGATACCtcacaaaataaatttgatatCATATGtgattttcaaaaatatgaaaatacaaACATATCAATTGAAGAgccaataaatataaatagcATGTATATACACTCACCATCATCGTACGAcgtttttaattctttatttaatgaTAGTACAGTAAATCACCAAATTACTatgcaaaataaaaataaaggagccaattattaa
- a CDS encoding thioredoxin peroxidase 1, translating to MPSIVGNQAPSFKAEAVFGDNNFGEVSLSDFIGKKYILLYFYPLDFTFVCPSEIIALDKALESFKERNVELLGCSVDSKFTHLAWKKTPLSQGGIGNIKHTLISDISKSIARSYDVLFNESVALRAFVLIDKQGVVQHLLVNNLALGRSVDEILRLIDALQHHEKYGDVCPANWKKGKESMKPSEEGVAKYLSSL from the coding sequence ATGCCATCAATTGTAGGAAATCAAGCCCCATCTTTTAAAGCCGAAGCCGTTTTCGGTGATAATAACTTTGGAGAAGTTAGTTTATCTGACTTTATTggaaagaaatatattttattatatttttacccATTAGATTTTACTTTTGTATGCCCATCTGAAATTATAGCTTTAGATAAAGCTCTCGAGTCATTTAAAGAAAGAAATGTAGAATTGTTGGGATGTAGTGTAGATAGTAAATTTACACATTTAGCATGGAAAAAAACACCATTGTCACAAGGAGGTATTGGAAATATTAAGCATACTTTGATATCCGATATTTCAAAAAGTATAGCAAGAAGTTACgatgttttatttaacgAAAGTGTAGCATTAAGAGCGTTTGTTCTCATAGATAAACAAGGAGTTGTTCAGCATCTTCttgttaataatttagCATTAGGAAGATCAGTTGATGAAATTTTAAGACTAATTGATGCTTTGCAACACcatgaaaaatatggaGATGTATGCCCAGCTAATTGGAAAAAAGGAAAGGAATCCATGAAACCATCGGAAGAAGGAGTtgcaaaatatttatcGAGTTTGTAA
- a CDS encoding copper transporter, putative gives MCKNIWKIICIVLIINSSFVVNVNCESNDKNDDTKNNKNMGCGGGTNKSLPSVNKPLNSCCSGKRSGNDECKPILDLNHIGSEGKNKIPFIYKCCINHDTYENIINEHFNEENQNNATDAPKKLNMMMSDLSMPMSFQNTTHTIILFKFWETTTVPFYFISLILCFIFGIISVVFKVLRLYIEMVLPTTGNMNIYTSAILFKNNMIRMILSFIIYSWDYLLMLIVMTFNVGLFFAVILGLSFGYFLMGEKFVACTKSSKCDVDPHKELYGDPACCGC, from the exons ATGTGTAAGAATATatggaaaattatatgcattgttttaattataaactCTTCATTTGTGGTAAATGTAAATTGTGAGTccaatgataaaaatgatgatacTAAAAACAACAAAAATATGGGTTGTGGTGGTGGTACTAATAAATCACTGCCATCCGTAAACAAACCGCTAAATAGTTGTTGCAGTGGTAAACGATCGGGAAATGATGAGTGCAAACCAATATTAGATCTCAATCACATAGGAAGTGAAGgcaaaaacaaaattcCATTTATTTACAAATGCTGTATAAATCATGATACATATGAAAACATAATTAATGAGCACtttaatgaagaaaatcAAAACAATGCAACCGATGCCCCcaaaaaattgaatatGATGATGAGTGATTTATCTATGCCTATGTCATTTCAGAATACTACCcatactattattttattcaaattttGGGAAACTACAACT gttccattttatttcatatcTCTGATATTATGCTTTATATTTGGAATAATTTCAGTCGTGTTCAAAGTTTTGAGACTATATATAGAAATGGTATTGCCCACAACAGGTAATATGAACATATACACCAGCGCAATtctatttaaaaataacatgATTAGAATgattttatcttttatcatatatagttgggattatttattaatgcTAATTGTAATGACATTTAATGTTGGATTATTTTTCGCTGTAATTTTGGGTTTATCATTTGGATACTTTTTAATGGGAGAAAAATTTGTGGCATGCACTAAAAGTTCAAAGTGTGATGTAGATCCTCATAAAGAGCTTTATGGGGATCCAGCTTGTTGTGgatgttaa
- a CDS encoding DEAD/DEAH box helicase, putative, whose amino-acid sequence MKNRINSKLKENTYQEYISKCDTYDIYEIVNYIKSNTFFRKYTNSNNIQEDEGTKYKINYHLIDDTVRTKIDELFKKEKAYLKKHTENENSKNGKTNPDETKISEKKEKGLIYLYNACDNIFKNQDNINGKDKFIIINNENNMKKISENNINELLVEIVYTIFTKNETLENNMLNLLGESNVDLIINIIKNKDEIKKDIKLISKQVDIKENTLGANFFITNTTKNTKNNKNILTNKENIENIIEYFINNFEDNYLDNVKKIYLPNEENQLEEINVPQNTTYSYSNNMTKVKINRLPNMIFDQNELVSVNALPFWAKYIFNFQYFNYVQSKVFNAAFKNNKNLLVSAPTGCGKTNIALLVILQQLILHSEKHGINLNKITNMHLTKNGLSPEGNGYIEKHGTTSGRLKTIKTENSENIEIEEPKNKLEGENIDIKGKNDDEIYEIYNDINKFEVGESSYDDDNKSDVSSTPKIGDNVINPNDFKIVYIAPMKSLVFEITTNFREKLKIFNLNVCEYTKEHSLTSKELELVHIIVTVPEKLDILLRNSSYSSTVSDESLIKSIKCIILDEVHLLNTDRGDVIETIVARFLRYSETSQSMKRIMAMSATLPNYKDVSDFLKVERDMCFYFNEKYRSIQLDKTLYGIHETNMNKLNLAKNLCAYNEIINSLKNDKQCIIFVCSRNDTNKTIEFLIDHAIKNDEINYFTNNLYTDYDVNKRIKKSSNIYIKKFYEYGCAIHHAGMSRYDKILVENLFKKKTFNVLCCTSTLAWGVNLPVHTVIIKGTNFFSSESGKMEDLDILDINQIFGRCGRPQYESHGHAILITERTKLYKYIKLLTNNTIIESNFLKNIENHLNAEISMGTTKNAQDGIKWLEYTYLYIRMKKNPFLYDTDIKNDRELYEKRKSIIIKAISNLSENKLVRRSLTNDFIGTFYGHIAAKYYVDYKTIGIFASHIENNNYAEIIDVISKAKEFENIQIRNEDMNDFIYYKNKCDIKENYDESKSMTLRILIEMYLRRIQINNFSLVCEINYIVQNIIRILYAYYEICLNILKNISHLIINTHNLIMSITRRLPIDCGLFRHFCYKNELMDKKYVHASNQDENKYNSNRGNTMKFKNKKSSNFNNDDQKEEKQYLIDSNLNPIDINNNEEDIYGENVRYRKNQNYTVYLKEAAVNILEKKKLSYETIANLSKSELFFFLRNEVYTKQILYYRNIIPNLYIDGYIQPITQTIMKINLNVQLQNTIWSDQWNSTKEDFHIFLLNTLNNDILYFQKITIHKKDRKKIHDISFEFPITNIMPSQITVQFLSMNWCNLSFVHIFNTNNLFINQKINVFSEILPIVPLSTEVMNIPNYIKFFSFKYFNPIQTQIFHAAFHTDENILLGAPTGSGKTVIGELCILRNLLKYEDHRSVYICPMKAIVNERCIAWKNKFKTLFNKNVIELTGDKNEHKDNIKNSHIIICTPEKLDVISRNWKNKNIIKNINLIIFDEIHLLGQENRGGVIEILVNRFKNIEHYLNKKIRLVGLTTVITSVDDLILWLDVKENYLFNFPSSCRIVPCKTHILGFNQNAYCPRMSVMNKDVFDSINQYAQTKNVLIFVSSRRQTRLTAYDIISLNLSSHNFNFLHLENLLNDKNHIKFLLNKTKKITEKKNSLNTNSLTSYIANATGLKNEKMIEECGKDSDQFDYNCLFNKNLSEQEQIHVQNLIFQNYLNIIENEHLKDLLKYGIGIHHAGLNESDKNIVEYFFLNKIIQILICTSTLAWGINLPAYLVIIKGNEFYDPKTKKYKDISYTDLLQMIGRAGRPQFDNEALAILLVHEKRKNAIKNFLYHPMNIESNIMENINEHINAEICSKVIQNKEDMLTYITKSYYFKRLFSNPSYYIKDVQYIQLFENNRLSNQAKKAIYDHINKIIENTIEFLQKNKCIEAVQEDYIQHYHSTPLGYIACIYYTKCETAYLFYKTIEQSIAPNANLYKDHKIQTIPIAQDQNTSETTKTDIENAENRKEEIIDQEKQNEQNSDDNNNIIKSDTSSPSKKKLDFYGLLELIAQAKEFDDIPLRHNEDKYNVKLRNQIPLDIDMNMPNVKTYLLLLSRFYECTYETVDYHIDLKLVLDQLARVINSYIDISLLFHNYTYIKTLILIFQCINQKIKPYTNNLYTIKGITDSQINKLKNLQIKHIKDLIKFDKNFLYSLNIFDTSQINYILNIPNLTTNIKLYQKNGNIDTPVDGNIAIGIEPNKINNFTNIKLGKYSKNENKYHFKIKYYEKNEILIKVFFNILSNIFKEANTNSTVVSNPQWYAILHDFSQNQSISIKRFSLPSSKKMSTVSFTLEYIEIGNYNFIIYVHSDTYYGLDYEVYLDIQVE is encoded by the exons ATGAAAAACAGAATAAATAGCAAGCTAAAAGAAAACACATACCAAGAGTATATCAGCAAATGTGATACTTATGATATCTATGAAATAGtgaattatattaaatctaatacattttttagaaaatacaCTAActcaaataatattcaaGAGGATGAGGGAACAAAATACAAAATCAACTATCATCTTATTGATGATACAGTGAGAACAAAAATAGAcgaattatttaaaaaagaaaaagcatatttaaagaaacatacagaaaatgaaaattcaaaaaatggaaaaacaAATCCAGatgaaacaaaaattagtgaaaaaaaagaaaaaggattaatatatttgtataatgcttgtgataatatttttaaaaatcaagacaatataaatggaaaagataaatttataattataaataatgagaacaacatgaaaaaaataagtgaaaacaatataaatgaattacTAGTAGAAATCgtatatacaatatttactaaaaatgaaacattggaaaataatatgctAAATTTATTAGGAGAAAGTAATGTAGAtcttataattaatataattaaaaataaagatgaaataaaaaaagacatAAAATTGATAAGTAAACAAGTAgatattaaagaaaatacaTTAGGagcaaatttttttataaccaatacaacaaaaaatactaaaaataataaaaatatattaactaataaagaaaatattgaaaacatcatagaatattttataaacaattttgaGGACAATTATTTAGATAacgttaaaaaaatttatttacctaatgaagaaaatcaactagaagaaataaatgttCCCCAAAATACCACTTACTCATATTCAAATAACATGACAAaagtaaaaattaatagatTGCCAAATATGATTTTTGATCAAAATGAGTTAGTGTCTGTTAATGCTTTACCATTTTGggcaaaatatatttttaactttCAATACTTTAATTATGTACAATCAAAAGTTTTTAATGCTGcatttaaaaacaataaaaatttattagtATCTGCACCGACGGGATGTGGTAAGACAAATATAGCTTTGCTTGTTATATTACAACAACTTATTTTGCACTCAGAAAAACACGGCATTAACCTGAACAAAATTACTAATATGCATTTAACTAAAAATGGATTGTCCCCTGAGGGGAATggatatatagaaaaacaTGGTACCACTTCTGGAAGGctaaaaacaataaaaacagaaaatagcgaaaatatagaaatagAGGAAccaaaaaacaaattggAGGGGGAAAATATCGATattaaaggaaaaaatgaCGATGAAATATacgaaatatataatgatattaaCAAATTCGAGGTTGGAGAATCATCTTATGATGATGATAACAAAAGTGATGTATCTAGTACGCCAAAAATTGGCGATAATGTGATTAATCCAAatgattttaaaattgtttatattgCCCCAATGAAATCATTAGTATTTGAAATAACAACAAATTTTagagaaaaattaaaaatatttaatttgaaTGTTTGTGAATACACAAAAGAACATAGTCTTACATCTAAAGAGTTAGAACTTGTTCATATAATTGTTACTGTACCAGAAAAATTAGATATACTTCTGCGAAACAGCAGTTATTCATCTACAGTTTCCGATGAATCGTTAATAAAATctataaaatgtataatacTTGATGAAgttcatttattaaatacaGATCGTGGTGATGTAATTGAAACAATTGTTGCACGATTTTTACGATATTCAGAAACTTCGCAATCTATGAAAAGAATAATGGCGATGTCAGCTACTTTACCAAATTATAAAGATGTCAgtgattttttaaaagtagAAAGAGATATGtgcttttattttaatgaaaaatatagatcTATACAATTAGATAAAACACTATATGGTATACATGAAacaaatatgaataaattaaatttagcAAAAAACTTATGTGcatataatgaaattataaatagtttaaaaaatgataagcaatgcataatatttgtttgcTCAAGAAATGACActaataaaacaattgaatttttaattgaTCATGCAATAAAAAACGATGAAATCAATTACtttacaaataatttatacacAGATTACGatgtaaataaaagaataaaaaaatctagtaatatatatattaaaaaattctaTGAATATGGTTGTGCAATACATCATGCTGGCATGTCTAGATATGATAAGATATTAgtagaaaatttatttaaaaaaaaaactttcAACGTTTTATGCTGTACTTCTACACTTGCATGGGGGGTTAATTTACCTGTCCACACTGTTATTATAAAAGGGACTAATTTCTTTTCATCTGAAAGTGGCAAAATGGAAGATTTAGACATATTAGATATTAATCAAATTTTTGGTAGATGTGGAAGACCACAATATGAAAGCCATGGGCATGCTATTTTAATAACAGAAAggacaaaattatataaatatattaaactattaacaaataatacaataatTGAATCaaactttttaaaaaatattgaaaacCATCTAAATGCTGAAATAAGTATGGGAACAACCAAAAATGCACAAGATGGAATTAAATGGTTAGAATATACCTACCTATACATTCgtatgaaaaaaaacccttttttatatgacacagatataaaaaatgatagaGAATTATACGAAAAACGTAAAAGCATAATTATAAAGGCAATCAGTAATTTGAGCGAAAATAAGCTTGTAAGAAGAAGCTTAACCAATGATTTTATCGGAACTTTTTATGGGCATATAGCTGCTAAATATTATGTAGATTATAAAACTATAGGAATATTTGCATCacatattgaaaataataattatgcCGAAATAATTGATGTTATAAGTAAAGCAAAGGAATTcgaaaatatacaaattcgAAATGAAGATATGAatgattttatatattataaaaataaatgtgatattaaagaaaattatgatgAAAGTAAATCTATGACATTACGTATATTGATAGAAATGTATTTGAGAagaatacaaataaataatttttctctAGTTTGTGAAATTAATTACATagtacaaaatataattagaatattatatgcttattatgaaatatgtttaaatattttaaaaaacatatcGCATCTAATTATAAACACACATAATTTGATTATGTCCATTACAAGAAGGCTACCAATTGATTGTGGACTGTTCAGGCACTTTTGTTACAAAAATGAACTAATGGATAAAAAGTACGTTCATGCAAGCAATcaagatgaaaataaatataatagtaatagAGGGAATACCATGAAATtcaagaataaaaaaagttcCAACTTTAACAATGATGATCAAAAAGAggaaaaacaatatttgaTCGATTCTAATTTAAACCCAATcgatattaataataatgaagaagATATATATGGTGAAAATGTAAGATACCGAAAAAACCAAAACTATACAGTATACTTAAAAGAAGCGGcagtaaatatattagaaaaaaaaaaattatcttATGAAACTATTGCAAATTTAAGTAAAAGTGAATTGTTCTTCTTCTTACGAAATGAAGTATACAccaaacaaatattatattatcgAAATATAATACCAAATTTATACATTGATGGATATATTCAGCCGATTACTCAAACCATTATGAAAATTAACTTAAATGTTCAACTACAAAATACAATATGGTCAGATCAGTGGAATAGTACTAAAGAagattttcatatatttttattaaatacattaaataatgatattttatattttcaaaaaattactatacataaaaaagatagaaaaaaaattcatgaTATTTCATTTGAATTTCCAATAACTAATATAATGCCTTCACAAATTACTGTCCAATTTTTATCTATGAATTGGTGTAATCTATCATTcgttcatatatttaacacaaacaatttatttataaatcaaaaaataaatgtattttcGGAAATATTGCCTATTGTACCTTTGTCAACTGAAGTTATGAATATCCCTAACTACATTAAGTTCTTTTcctttaaatatttcaacCCCATACAAACACAAATTTTCCACGCTGCTTTTCACACCGATGAAAACATATTACTTGGAGCTCCGACTG GTAGCGGGAAAACTGTCATAGGAGAATTATGCATTTTAAGAAATCTACTAAAGTATGAAGATCATAGATCggtatatatatgcccAATGAAAGCGATTGTAAATGAAAGATGTATTGCTTGGAAAAATAAGTTTAAAACATTGTTCAATAAGAATGTAATTGAATTGACAGGAGATAAAAACGAACACaaagataatataaaaaacagccatataataatatgcacTCCTGAAAAATTAGATGTAATATCTCGaaattggaaaaataaaaatattataaaaaatattaatttaataatatttgacGAAATACATTTGTTAGGGCAAGAAAATAGAGGGGGGGTTATTGAAATTTTAGTAAATCGATTCAAAAACATAGaacattatttaaataaaaaaataagattAGTTGGATTAACAACTGTTATAACAAGTGTTGATGATTTGATTTTATGGTTAGAtgtaaaagaaaattatctttttaatttccCATCCTCTTGTAGAATAGTCCCATGTAAAACACACATTTTAGGGTTCAATCAAAATGCATACTGCCCTAGAATGTCGGTAATGAACAAAGATGTATTTGATTCTATTAACCAATATGCACAAactaaaaatgttttaatatttgtttcCTCGCGAAGACAAACAAGACTTACTGCTTATGATATAATTTCTCTAAACTTAAGTAGccataattttaattttcttcatcttgaaaatttattaaatgataaaaatcatattaaatttttgttaaataaaACTAAGAAAATtactgaaaaaaaaaattctttaAATACAAATAGTCTTACTTCTTATATTGCTAATGCAACTGGtctaaaaaatgaaaaaatgatagAAGAATGTGGTAAAGATTCTGACCAATTTGACTACAATTGTttgtttaataaaaatttatctGAACAAGAACAAATTCATGtacaaaatttaatatttcagaattatttaaatataatagaaaacGAGCATTTAAAGGacttattaaaatatggCATAGGTATTCATCATGCTGGTTTAAATGAaagtgataaaaatattgtagaatatttttttctaaataaaataatacagATTTTAATATGTACCTCCACTTTGGCATGGGGAATAAATTTACCTGCATATCTAGTTATAATAAAAGGTAATGAATTTTATGATccaaaaacaaaaaaatataaagatatatcTTATACAGACTTATTACAAATGATTGGAAGAGCAGGGAGACCTCAATTTGATAATGAAGCTTTAGCTATTTTATTAGTTcatgaaaaaagaaaaaatgctattaaaaactttttatatcatcCAATGAATATCGAATCGAATattatggaaaatataaatgaacaTATAAATGCAGAAATATGCTCAAAAGTTATACAAAACAAGGAAGATATGCTTACATACATAACAAAATCAtactattttaaaagaCTTTTTTCGAACCCTTCTTACTACATAAAAGATGTTCAATATATTCAACTCTTTGAAAATAATCGATTATCAAACCAAGCAAAAAAAGCCATATATGaccatataaataaaatcataGAAAATACAATCgaatttttacaaaaaaataaatgtatagaAGCAGTACAAGAAGATTATATTCAACATTATCATTCTACCCCCCTAGGATATATagcatgcatatattatacaaaatgTGAAACtgcttatttattttataaaacgATAGAACAAAGTATTGCTCCAAATGCAAATTTGTATAAAGATCACAAAATACAAACAATTCCCATTGCTCAGGATCAAAATACATCTGAAACAACGAAAACAGATATAGAGAATGCCGAAAATCGTAAAGAGGAAATAATTGACcaagaaaaacaaaacgAACAAAATAGTGAtgataacaataatattataaaatctGATACCTCGTCTccatcaaaaaaaaaattagacTTTTATGGATTGCTTGAACTTATTGCACAAGCAAAAGAATTTGATGATATTCCATTAAGACATAACgaagataaatataatgtaaAGCTTAGAAACCAAATACCACTAGATATTGATATGAATATGCCAAATGTTAAAACATATCTTTTACTTCTTTCACGTTTTTATGAATGTACATATGAAACTGTTGATTATCATATCGACCTAAAATTAGTATTAGATCAACTAGCTAGGGTTATAAATAGTTATATCGATATATCTTTACTATTCCATAATTATACttatattaaaacattaattttaatttttcaatgtattaatcaaaaaattaaaccATATACAAACAACCTATATACTATTAAAGGCATTACCGATagtcaaataaataaactaaaaaatttacaaatcAAACATATTAAGGATTTAATcaaatttgataaaaacTTCTTATACTCACTAAACATATTTGATACATCgcaaataaattatattcttAATATACCAAATTTAACCACAAACATTAAATTATACCAAAAAAATGGCAATATCGATACTCCTGTAGATGGTAATATTGCTATTGGCATAGAaccaaataaaattaacaattttacaaatataaagcttggaaaatattccaaaaatgaaaataagtaccatttcaaaataaagtattatgaaaagaatgaaatattgataaaagttttttttaacattttaaGCAACATATTCAAAGAAGCAAATACAAATTCGACCGTCGTTTCAAATCCTCAATG GTATGCTATACTCCACGATTTTTCACAAAATCAATCAATATCCATCAAACGATTTAGCTTACCATcgtcaaaaaaaatgtctaCAGTTTCATTTAC GCTCGAGTATATTGAAATAggaaattataatttcatAATTTACGTTCACAGTGATACATATTATGGACTCGATTACGAG GTATATTTAGATATCCAAGTTGAATAA